The segment TGGGAAGtagagaataaataaaatttttttggtCTTCTTCTAATTTGCTTCCACACATGGCCTTTGCCTTTTCATGAAAATGCCTTTACCTTGACCCATGAGTTCatcatcttattttctctccaaCACCTCATTTACTTGTTCataaccagaaaaaaacatccaaaaagtATCTACTGAAATCAGTCAGTGTCATGCTTCCACATAGTGTAACAATGCACATGAACTATTTCATCTGCATTACAAAATACTATCTCTGTTAGAAAAGCAATTATAACACCTCCATGTTCAAAATGCACTGGGCTTCCACTTGGGTTTTGTGTGGCAAAGTTTGTAGCACAGTCAAATCAAGTCCCACTGAATCACTCAACATATTTAAGAGAAACACAGGAAGAAGCCAATGAATCCCAATACTTCTTCCTAAAACAAGACTGCAATAAACATCCAATGGACAAGGCAATTTCAAAAGACCAGTTAAGTGTATTTGAGACAAATTTAATGTGAAATACCTGGTAAATTCCTGGaattcagcattttcttccaGGTCATCTTGTGATAGAGTAGTAGTGGCAACATCTGAGATCTGCAAATCTTCTTCAATcgtatttttctcttcctcgtCTGTATTACTATTTTCTTCTGGTGTCTTTATGGCTATTGGTAAATCCTCTAGATGTTCTACTATGGCCTGTTGAAATTAGGAAATGTTTTGCTTTAGATGACATGACTGATTCCCCACCCTTCCAAATATCTTAGTGGTGCAGCCTACTCAGACACTCAATTGCAGATAGTATGAGACTGAAAGTctcactgaagaaaataaaaaagcaatgaaTTTCTTGAAAATCTTTTAGTGATACATGGAATCATCAGTTCAACATACATACATACAGTTGGAAAGTCAGATCTTTCTATTAAGAAGTCATGACATGACATGGCTCTTTGAAGCAATCCACTAGACTTTTTAAAATCTACCCCCAATTAGTCCTTCAAGTTAACAGCAAACTGACTTCATTTCTGTAGTCAGAGTCAGGACCAAAACATGTTCAAGCAATGTGTCTAAGCTACATGTAGAGCAGCATTAAATGGACACTCATTCCTGAAAAATGCTGTCAAAAATTACTGTGCTGGAAAACATGTAAGGCACTTCAAACTGGTGTCTGCAAGAAGAGATGCAGGAGCAAACTGCCTAAACCAAATACCCCCAAAGTAcccacttcttcctcctcctccagtgcAGAGAAGCCTTCATTTCACCCATGTAACATATCCTACTCAAATTGTTTTTCTAAGTTTTTGTAGGCAAACTTACTTGGATTGGGACAAAATTATATTGCCTATATCCTTTCTTTAGAAGCAATACTAATCAGTAATTAATATCATTACAGATTATTAGAAATACCCTGTCTGGTAATCTGTTATACCTAAGGATTATACAAAACCtctattttaaaacataataaaaaaggCACATTTTTGCTGTACTTTAAGGTAATCTTTTTCGTGTAGGGATTATAGAAGcctcaaattattttaaaacataatataaattcacatttttagtGAATTAGTATTAGgacttattttctcttttaatgtCAGATCTTCTCAGGGATCTGCAATTCCATTCATTCCAGTAGGGGGCTGTGGCAAACAGTGTAATGGAACAGGAAACCAAGTACATTTTAAGTATTTCTCCCAAACATtgcaaaatgaaagcaaatgaaaaccaCTGGGATCTGATGCTAAGTCCACATATATATACAAAGAAGTGCtggtaataaaataaaatacctcaGGATGTTGTGGAATAGTGGAATCTTCATGGTTGGTGGCCTTATTGGCATCTTCTTCTATTTCTAACTCATCTACTAGTAATGGCACTTCTTTTTCATCTGAAGAATTCACATGACTGCTTGTTTTTGTAGTGTCCTCCTCACTGTTCTCAGTATCTGTTTCTGATGGAGGGGTACGTAGCTTATTCTCCAAGTCTGCCTCTAGAGCATCTTCCTGTTCTGATGAGTTCTTGTCTTGTAAAACATCTGTTACTGTTTCAGAAGAAGCTTTTTCATTTCCTGTGTCATAACCTTCGATACAAGGCTCGAGGTAAGCGTTCAGAACTGCTGATATGGGAACATTATAATGTGGATAATAAAAGAGATCATGGGGTATCACAGATACTTTTGAAGAACTGGGTACCACTTCAGTTGCAGATTCAACTTCATCACAGCTGTCCAGGTCCTCTGGAGTTTTAGGTATATCTGAGAGAGAGTCATCAGATGTTTCCTGCTGTGTAGATAGTTCTTGGCTTTTGAGATTAGAATCATTCAGTGAACAAGtgtttgtttctattgtctcaagGACAGGTGATTCCTTTGTATGTTCATCTTGTGAAAGTGTCTGTATTTCCTCATTTAGAAGGTGGAGAATGTACTTCTGCGTATCTTCTTGTTTTGATGTATCTTCTGGTAAAATAATTGAAGACTGGGGTTTGCTGTCTTCGACTTTATTAATAGAATCATCTGTAAGTATACCTGAAGTCCAGGATAATGGACTCAAAGAAGAAGTATTGGCTGAAAGGCTCTTGGTTTCATTGTCATATTCAGTGGGGGTTTCCTTAGTTAATTCTTCAGAGTATTCTTCAAAAGAGTCAACAGAATTTTTCTGATCTGTCAGAACAGCTGGAGAAAGGTCATCATTTTGTTTCAGTGGATCATCAGAGATGCTCTCTTCACCTGACATGAATTTATCATTTAGAACCTCCCAAGAGGAATTGGATTCAAAACTGACAGGTCCTGTAATTTTCAGTGAGGTAGGCCTTTGAGGCTCCTCTTCAGATGTTTCCTGTAAATCGCCTAACACTTGACTCAGTTTCCCATTACAATTTTCAGAAGTGGTTTCTGATGGGATTCTCTCAGGGATGTCATGAATGTGGACCTTTGGAGGAGCTGGATGACTCCTCTCATGATTAACAGTATacatgttttcttcattttcacttaaaatcaagattttgctttccttctctgaCGGTGTGTCTTTGATGTGGACATATGTGGACTCAATTGGAAGCTCCCTGTCAGGATCTGTAAAGTCTTCCTGTAAGTGATGATACACCATTAGAAGACAAATCCTAGCTCAGATACCATTTTACATTTCCCAAACACAGTGGAAAGAATAAATACCTAATCTTTCAGTCCATTACTTTATGAAGGGCCTATTAATGACTCACTTATTTTGAAAGTAGGAAAACTAATTTGGCAAGTCAAGTGCCTTGAACAAAGCTCAATGTCAAGAAGGCAGTTGTACAGAAAGATCAGAATGCAGACAAGCCTACTCCTCAATTGTTAACGTATTTatctctccctgctgcacctGTGGAGACAACTGCCTTGGCTTTTTGACACAATCCCAAACCCTGGGAATAACATAAATCTAACAACTCCAATAAATCCACTGTGAAATACATTGATATACCAGATTATTCCCTTCCAACAGACTCTATTAAAAGAAAGGTAGTTTTTAACTTTGTTCATAAAAGTGTCAACAAGTTTTAATGTCAACCAATCTTATTGCTCATCTACTCTAATAATAATTATTAGAATactataatattttaattccaATTACTTTAGTAATGCCCACCAATTTTATCAACTACAAAATATATGCCAGCTGTAACCTTCAGTcaagaaatgagagaaaatgcCTGTTTTTTCAAAAGGCCTTTGCCAGTTCTTGACACTGCCAACCCTTACTTAATCCTcaattctttatttttgcatCAAAGTCCTGGTCATTTAAACAGCAGTTTGTGTCACACTTATAATGAGTGCTTTTTACTGTTGTATTGACAAGATTCAGCTTATGGGGTCTTGTGTCTCATACCTGCTAAATTCAGACTGATCATGGCCCTCAAACTTGAGAAGAtagaagtaaaaattaaattcaaagtCCAATGAATCATTATAGATAAAGGAATAAATTTCAGTCTTATTTAAAACCAATATAGCAAAGTAGTAGATTCCTATGAAACCAATTCTAACCTCTGAGAGTTACAATTGGATGTAAATGTATAAAAGCACAATTCTACCTAAAGCATTTTAGTAATCACCAATGAAAGCCCATTTCACTGGATTtaacaaaaatgtgaaaaaaatcaattccaggtttgttgtttattttaaatagctAAAAAGAAGCCTAGAAAATAAATCTGACTTTATTACGTACACCAaggcaaaataaagaaatgacaTGACATAGCAGTAAACACATACcccttccagctctgggaaGTGCTCCAGGAATTGTGCCACATATGTCACAATTGACTGTTCATCGGGGGACTCCACCATGATATCTGTGGAGACAGACGCGAGGGGCTTGAGCACACACAGCTTTGAAACGCTCTTGCAGAGGAACAGATTGTCAGACATCCTGCCATTATGGGCACAGAAATAACAGCTACaaacacttctctttttttctgacagaTAAGAGAGATGCTCTTCACTGCTGATGGCACTTGACAGAGTTCTCAACATCCCATTCACATTCACTTTTTCCTATTTCCAAACACATACTGAACCCCGATCAGGGCTCCCTTTTCATTCACTTTTATACTGCCATTCATGCTGTTGTCACTAGACAGTTGGCTGCTGTTGAGTGACAATACAGAGGTTTATTTTTAGCAGGATGGCCCAGTCTTCTAACAGGTGATGAAAGTGCAATTGTGCTTTCAATCATGACACCAAGGCCTAGCGCTGGTCCCATAGAGTTCAGTTAAAAGAACAAGAAATACAGTTATACGTATTTTATATACACATGCACACTTAGGTTTACAGGTATCAATActtgtgtgtatatatgcatTGCAAAGGGAAAACTAGAAGATGCAGATGCATTTGAATGGGTATCTCTCCATTTACCCGGTATGGAAGCCCCGTACAGCTCATCCTGGAGCGACATTTAGTCTGCAGCCTAGGTGTTACAGAACAGTGCTAATGCACTGAGACACCCCTCAGCACAACAATTAATGCCCTCTAAGAGTGCAGATGTCACAAAGCATCTAAGCAGGAACCAGGACCAGCTATAAACATAGCTAAACACAGGCATAGTGTACATAGCTAAAACCACAGTAAGATCTTTGACCTCAAGGAGCTTACAAATGACTGGAAGCATACAATTACAAATATGACTGGAAGCATACAATTACAAGCCACtgcccatttttatttttcttcttaagaaGCTCTGCACACTGATCCCATCAGCAGCCTAATGACTGTGAGGTTTTTGGTATGTATCACAAGGCAATATTCATGAATTCATTGTGGACTGAGTGTTACCCAAAAAAGCTGATGTGTTTACCTTCAGGTTCGAGGAGCCGAGGGACACCCAGTTTATTCTGTGCTATGCTGAAAGCATCCTCCAGGTTTTCTCGGGCTGATTTCTCCAGTGCATGCTTCATGTCTACCAAAGTACAATCTATGGCTTTTATGACAGCTAAGAAAGCAAGGCCACTCCTCCAACTACTCGTGAAGTCCTGGACTGCAACGCCATACCTAAACAGAATTACATCCATTTTACATGGGTGGTTTGTTAACAAAATCCAAAGTAAAGGCATCATCATTTTCAGACTCCTGAAAGTTCAAACGTAAGGTTGCTGAGTAGCACTTGTCATATTTGAGATATTTTTGGATTTCAACATCTAGAAACACATTCAGAAAACACATGGGTTCACAAGCTGAATTGGTGTGGCTAACAGCTGACACCAACCTGCTTGTAGGAAGTAGTTAGTGAAAACAAAGCCCTTAAGAATTCAGCAACCACATTTAACATTCACAAAACCAAATGTCTCTGTGATTCCTGTTTCTGTTGCTCTccagcattttaattttagcttGGGAAAACTTccaagatttaaatatttaaacacataAGCATAAATGATTCACATTCCTGTGTACTTGGCCTTCTAT is part of the Molothrus aeneus isolate 106 chromosome 6, BPBGC_Maene_1.0, whole genome shotgun sequence genome and harbors:
- the CLMN gene encoding calmin isoform X1; its protein translation is MAGQEWDWFQREELIGHISDIRVQNLQVERENVQKRTFTRWINLHLGKCKPPLKVKDLFIDIQDGKILMALLEVLSGQKLMHEYKSSTHRIFRLNNIAKALKFLEDSNVKLVSIDAAEIADGNSSLVLGLIWNIILFFQIKELTGNLNRNSSSSSLSSGPSGPESDTSPSTPSVERNMSITVKDQRRAIRALLIWVQRKTRKYGVAVQDFTSSWRSGLAFLAVIKAIDCTLVDMKHALEKSARENLEDAFSIAQNKLGVPRLLEPEDIMVESPDEQSIVTYVAQFLEHFPELEGEDFTDPDRELPIESTYVHIKDTPSEKESKILILSENEENMYTVNHERSHPAPPKVHIHDIPERIPSETTSENCNGKLSQVLGDLQETSEEEPQRPTSLKITGPVSFESNSSWEVLNDKFMSGEESISDDPLKQNDDLSPAVLTDQKNSVDSFEEYSEELTKETPTEYDNETKSLSANTSSLSPLSWTSGILTDDSINKVEDSKPQSSIILPEDTSKQEDTQKYILHLLNEEIQTLSQDEHTKESPVLETIETNTCSLNDSNLKSQELSTQQETSDDSLSDIPKTPEDLDSCDEVESATEVVPSSSKVSVIPHDLFYYPHYNVPISAVLNAYLEPCIEGYDTGNEKASSETVTDVLQDKNSSEQEDALEADLENKLRTPPSETDTENSEEDTTKTSSHVNSSDEKEVPLLVDELEIEEDANKATNHEDSTIPQHPEAIVEHLEDLPIAIKTPEENSNTDEEEKNTIEEDLQISDVATTTLSQDDLEENAEFQEFTRSSDSDVNIHLRKRFSRNASEEETYGVNEQKMTDMDENPLIIGKKKDLEASETPAPTHEITIFEQPELFYFVIFFWVLVYCLLLLPQLLSNKV
- the CLMN gene encoding calmin isoform X2 encodes the protein MAGQEWDWFQREELIGHISDIRVQNLQVERENVQKRTFTRWINLHLGKCKPPLKVKDLFIDIQDGKILMALLEVLSGQKLMHEYKSSTHRIFRLNNIAKALKFLEDSNVKLVSIDAAEIADGNSSLVLGLIWNIILFFQIKELTGNLNRNSSSSSLSSGPSGPESDTSPSTPSVERNMSITVKDQRRAIRALLIWVQRKTRKYGVAVQDFTSSWRSGLAFLAVIKAIDCTLVDMKHALEKSARENLEDAFSIAQNKLGVPRLLEPEDIMVESPDEQSIVTYVAQFLEHFPELEGEDFTDPDRELPIESTYVHIKDTPSEKESKILILSENEENMYTVNHERSHPAPPKVHIHDIPERIPSETTSENCNGKLSQVLGDLQETSEEEPQRPTSLKITGPVSFESNSSWEVLNDKFMSGEESISDDPLKQNDDLSPAVLTDQKNSVDSFEEYSEELTKETPTEYDNETKSLSANTSSLSPLSWTSGILTDDSINKVEDSKPQSSIILPEDTSKQEDTQKYILHLLNEEIQTLSQDEHTKESPVLETIETNTCSLNDSNLKSQELSTQQETSDDSLSDIPKTPEDLDSCDEVESATEVVPSSSKVSVIPHDLFYYPHYNVPISAVLNAYLEPCIEGYDTGNEKASSETVTDVLQDKNSSEQEDALEADLENKLRTPPSETDTENSEEDTTKTSSHVNSSDEKEVPLLVDELEIEEDANKATNHEDSTIPQHPEAIVEHLEDLPIAIKTPEENSNTDEEEKNTIEEDLQISDVATTTLSQDDLEENAEFQEFTSSDSDVNIHLRKRFSRNASEEETYGVNEQKMTDMDENPLIIGKKKDLEASETPAPTHEITIFEQPELFYFVIFFWVLVYCLLLLPQLLSNKV